A window of Dickeya zeae NCPPB 2538 contains these coding sequences:
- a CDS encoding VOC family protein: MPITPVIDHAVINVDEELDQAQCLFQRMGFQLSTRGHHSMGSSNHLAIFADNYLELLGYEPARQTDSRGLWSVAPGLAGLVWKTRDAHAVWQHLQQCQLDGEPPTRFFRPVILPDGSQTEARFCISRIRASAVEYGFSFFCEHQTPQAVWQPAWQVHPNGVQALSAFVIASPQPEQTLALYRQLFSTEARAEDNGGYVLDSGTCCLRIITHQQASLEFALPPVAAQAPAKMVALCFQVASLEQLRRCLSQGDIQWREQDSQVLVMQQQAQWLAMRFAEKE, from the coding sequence ATGCCGATTACCCCGGTTATCGATCACGCGGTGATTAATGTCGATGAAGAGCTGGATCAGGCGCAATGCCTGTTTCAGCGGATGGGATTTCAGCTCAGTACGCGGGGACATCATTCGATGGGCTCCAGCAACCATCTGGCCATATTTGCCGATAACTATCTGGAGCTTTTAGGCTATGAGCCCGCCAGGCAGACAGACTCGCGAGGTTTATGGAGCGTTGCTCCAGGCCTTGCCGGGCTGGTCTGGAAAACCCGGGATGCGCATGCGGTATGGCAGCACCTCCAGCAATGTCAACTCGATGGCGAACCGCCGACCCGCTTCTTTCGCCCGGTGATACTGCCAGACGGCAGTCAGACTGAGGCGCGGTTCTGTATCTCGCGGATCCGCGCCAGTGCCGTGGAGTACGGATTCAGTTTTTTCTGCGAACACCAGACGCCGCAAGCCGTCTGGCAGCCCGCCTGGCAAGTACATCCGAATGGCGTGCAGGCGCTGTCCGCGTTCGTTATTGCCTCGCCTCAGCCTGAACAGACACTGGCGCTGTATCGTCAGTTATTCAGTACAGAGGCTCGCGCGGAGGACAACGGCGGCTATGTGCTTGATTCAGGAACCTGCTGTCTGCGTATTATCACGCATCAGCAGGCAAGCCTGGAGTTCGCGCTGCCACCTGTCGCTGCGCAGGCACCCGCGAAAATGGTGGCACTCTGTTTTCAGGTGGCCTCACTGGAGCAGCTCAGGCGCTGCCTTAGTCAGGGAGATATTCAGTGGCGCGAGCAGGACAGCCAGGTGCTAGTGATGCAGCAGCAGGCACAATGGCTGGCGATGCGTTTTGCGGAAAAAGAATAG
- a CDS encoding ABC transporter ATP-binding protein, whose amino-acid sequence MITLENVVAGYTPGIDILHGISLHVKQAEIVTLLGPNGCGKSTLLKSIAGFVSPREGRVEINGQDTANIPVHRKIRECALGFVPQLDNVFNTLTVAENLQTGGQFLAPGQRKQRMAQLAEHYPVLHKKWQSPASALSGGERQILALARALMPEPAVLLLDEPSAGLSPKMLTEVFSAIQTIRRKEKVTILMVEQNAMEALHISDRAYVLALGKVAMEGSARDLLDDPRMRELYFGGRAA is encoded by the coding sequence ATGATTACCCTCGAAAACGTGGTTGCCGGTTATACCCCGGGGATTGATATTCTGCATGGTATTTCATTGCATGTTAAACAGGCGGAAATTGTGACGCTGCTGGGGCCAAATGGCTGTGGCAAATCCACCTTGTTGAAATCGATTGCCGGTTTTGTCTCCCCGCGCGAAGGACGGGTTGAAATCAATGGACAGGACACGGCCAACATTCCTGTGCACCGGAAAATCCGTGAATGCGCACTCGGGTTTGTCCCGCAACTGGACAATGTCTTCAACACCCTGACCGTGGCAGAAAACCTGCAAACCGGGGGACAGTTTTTAGCGCCCGGCCAGCGTAAGCAGCGGATGGCGCAACTGGCGGAACATTACCCGGTGTTACATAAAAAGTGGCAATCCCCCGCGTCCGCGCTTTCCGGTGGCGAGCGACAAATACTCGCGCTCGCCCGCGCACTGATGCCTGAACCGGCGGTACTGCTGCTTGATGAACCGTCGGCCGGGCTGTCACCGAAAATGCTGACGGAAGTGTTTAGCGCCATACAAACCATTCGCCGCAAGGAAAAAGTGACCATTTTGATGGTCGAGCAGAACGCCATGGAGGCACTGCACATTTCCGACCGGGCTTATGTGCTGGCGCTGGGGAAAGTAGCGATGGAGGGCAGTGCGCGGGATCTGCTGGACGACCCTCGTATGCGCGAGCTCTATTTTGGCGGTCGTGCCGCCTGA
- a CDS encoding ABC transporter ATP-binding protein, with product MSRLLEVADVSKAFGGNQVLTSVSFTLEKGEILGLLGPNGSGKSTLLNTISGFTRPDGGSITFDGRAIACQPSHRIIQAGIARTFQLPVMPEKMSVMEVVMAAGTRQHGLFNGLLGLASGRKVEQEDRVRASELLDTLLLTKVKDLPAAALSGGQKKLLGIACALMGKPTLLMLDEPMAGVHPKLRQELVETLVNLSRQGISLLVIEHDMHFINTLCQRCIVLDRGQIVASCHPSELAQNQQVLEAYLGHSTATLQEAV from the coding sequence ATGTCAGCAAAGCCTTTGGCGGCAACCAGGTACTGACATCCGTATCATTTACGCTGGAAAAGGGCGAAATTCTTGGCCTGCTGGGGCCGAATGGTTCCGGTAAAAGCACGCTGCTCAACACCATTTCCGGTTTTACCCGACCGGATGGCGGTAGCATCACATTTGATGGCCGCGCTATTGCTTGCCAGCCCAGTCACCGGATTATCCAGGCAGGCATTGCGCGCACCTTCCAGCTTCCCGTCATGCCGGAAAAAATGAGCGTGATGGAAGTCGTGATGGCGGCGGGTACTCGTCAGCACGGGTTATTCAACGGTCTGCTGGGGCTGGCTTCCGGGCGTAAAGTCGAACAGGAAGACCGAGTCCGCGCCAGCGAATTACTCGACACCTTGTTGTTAACCAAAGTGAAAGACCTGCCTGCTGCGGCGCTTTCCGGCGGACAGAAGAAATTACTGGGCATTGCCTGCGCGTTGATGGGCAAACCGACGCTACTGATGCTGGATGAGCCTATGGCGGGCGTGCACCCGAAATTACGCCAGGAACTGGTGGAAACGCTGGTCAACCTGAGTCGTCAGGGCATTTCGCTTTTGGTTATCGAGCACGACATGCACTTTATTAACACCTTGTGTCAGCGCTGCATTGTGTTGGATCGCGGGCAGATTGTCGCCAGTTGCCACCCGAGCGAACTGGCGCAGAACCAGCAGGTGCTGGAGGCCTACCTCGGGCACAGCACCGCAACATTGCAGGAGGCGGTATGA